A single genomic interval of Psychroserpens sp. NJDZ02 harbors:
- a CDS encoding polymer-forming cytoskeletal protein, whose product MKNKQQDQFSIQNIIAKGTKLVGDFFSDGDIRVDGTIEGNIETSGKVVVGKDGEIIGKLKCSNAYFEGKLSGTMELTETLTLKSTAHIEGDVVTQKLAVEPGATFNVSCVMKTSVNNLNSGSKTQKTT is encoded by the coding sequence ATGAAAAATAAGCAGCAAGATCAGTTTTCAATTCAAAATATTATAGCAAAAGGCACTAAACTAGTAGGTGATTTTTTTAGTGATGGAGACATCCGTGTGGATGGAACAATAGAGGGGAATATAGAAACGTCTGGAAAAGTAGTGGTCGGAAAAGATGGCGAAATAATTGGAAAATTAAAATGTAGTAATGCTTACTTTGAAGGTAAGCTTTCTGGGACCATGGAATTGACTGAAACGTTAACTTTAAAGTCAACAGCACATATTGAAGGCGATGTGGTTACACAGAAACTAGCAGTAGAGCCTGGAGCAACCTTTAACGTGTCTTGCGTTATGAAAACCTCTGTAAATAACTTAAATAGTGGCTCGAAAACCCAAAAAACAACTTAA
- a CDS encoding ABC transporter ATP-binding protein gives MITTTNLSKKYSGNEVLNIPSLDIPNGQSFGLVGNNGAGKTTYFSLLLDLIKPTTGTINNNGVVVNQSEDWKPFTSSFIDESFLIGYLTAEEYFYFIGDLRGQNKQDVDNLVSQFEDFFHGEILGQKKYLRDLSKGNQKKAGIVAALIGNPEVIILDEPFANLDPTTQIRLKEIIKDLALTKGVTVLVSSHDLMHVTDVCERIVVLEKGHVVKDIATSEATLKELEAHFSGTVDVA, from the coding sequence ATGATAACTACAACAAATCTTTCAAAAAAATATAGCGGTAACGAAGTATTAAATATTCCTAGTTTAGACATTCCTAATGGTCAGAGTTTTGGACTTGTAGGTAATAATGGTGCAGGGAAAACAACGTATTTTAGTTTGCTTTTGGACTTAATAAAACCAACAACAGGAACTATTAATAATAACGGGGTTGTAGTAAATCAAAGTGAAGATTGGAAACCATTTACGTCTTCTTTTATTGATGAAAGTTTTTTAATTGGTTACTTAACGGCAGAAGAATATTTTTACTTTATTGGCGATTTACGTGGGCAGAATAAACAAGATGTTGATAATCTTGTGTCTCAGTTTGAGGATTTTTTTCATGGTGAAATTCTAGGTCAGAAAAAATATCTACGTGATTTAAGTAAAGGAAATCAGAAAAAAGCGGGGATTGTTGCCGCGCTTATTGGTAATCCAGAAGTTATCATTTTAGACGAGCCTTTTGCTAATCTGGATCCAACGACACAAATTAGACTAAAAGAAATTATTAAAGATTTAGCTTTGACAAAAGGCGTTACGGTGTTAGTGTCTAGTCATGATTTAATGCATGTTACGGATGTCTGCGAACGTATTGTTGTTTTAGAAAAAGGACACGTCGTAAAAGATATTGCAACTAGCGAGGCAACTTTAAAAGAGTTGGAAGCGCACTTTTCAGGAACGGTAGACGTGGCTTAA
- a CDS encoding DUF6168 family protein, whose product MNKRIVYVVSFILVVLVAAYSIQNYVTQDNLPYSLQKLYLFHGIAVLIVYLSIELVNSKLPNQLGFAYLTLMFVKIGVFILLFQSSIFSETNLSLPDRLGLVIPFFLFLIIETACIAKLLKEK is encoded by the coding sequence ATGAATAAACGTATTGTATACGTCGTGTCTTTTATCCTTGTGGTATTAGTCGCTGCTTATAGCATTCAAAACTATGTCACACAGGATAATCTCCCTTATTCTTTGCAAAAACTGTATCTGTTTCATGGAATAGCAGTGTTAATTGTGTATTTAAGTATAGAGCTTGTTAATAGTAAATTACCTAATCAGCTAGGATTTGCTTATTTAACCTTAATGTTTGTTAAAATTGGAGTCTTTATTTTGCTTTTTCAATCATCGATCTTTTCTGAGACAAATTTGAGTCTGCCCGATCGTTTAGGTTTGGTGATACCCTTTTTCTTGTTTTTAATAATCGAAACAGCTTGTATCGCGAAATTATTAAAAGAGAAGTAA
- the atpE gene encoding ATP synthase F0 subunit C, translating into MYNLIGAGLIVIGGGIGLGQIGGKAMEGIARQPEAAGKIQTAMIIIGALLEGLAFGALILGA; encoded by the coding sequence ATGTACAATTTAATTGGAGCAGGATTAATCGTAATCGGTGGAGGAATCGGATTAGGTCAAATTGGAGGAAAAGCAATGGAAGGTATTGCTCGTCAACCAGAAGCAGCTGGAAAAATCCAAACTGCGATGATCATCATCGGAGCCTTATTAGAAGGTTTAGCATTCGGTGCGTTAATCTTAGGAGCATAA
- a CDS encoding PadR family transcriptional regulator has protein sequence MANSKLYKGSLTTIILKLLNESEKMYGYEMTQKVKAITKGELNITEGALYPALHKLEAEGLLDVEVKKVDNRLRKYYKLTEKGNKETVSKLEELKDYIKTMETFMNPKFSLD, from the coding sequence ATGGCAAATTCAAAATTATATAAGGGCAGTCTGACTACTATTATTTTAAAGCTTTTAAATGAAAGTGAAAAAATGTATGGGTACGAAATGACGCAAAAAGTGAAAGCAATAACTAAAGGTGAACTTAATATTACCGAAGGTGCTTTGTATCCTGCGCTACATAAGTTAGAAGCCGAAGGTTTGTTGGACGTCGAGGTTAAAAAAGTAGATAACCGATTGCGTAAATACTACAAACTTACCGAAAAAGGTAATAAAGAAACGGTTAGTAAACTGGAAGAACTTAAGGATTACATAAAAACGATGGAAACCTTTATGAATCCTAAATTTAGTTTGGATTAA
- a CDS encoding DUF5687 family protein, which translates to MISKFLSLEWKSFIRSSNFGKGLAIKIVMGFFAAYFIVVFLALGFGLYPILKKTFPNQDPFIVVNTLLFFWFLGDLMLRFFLQKLPVMSVKPFLTIPIKRSTVVHFVLGKSAVSFFNFLPLFAMVPFSFVLVYKDYDTITVITWLVAMLLLTLINNFLNFIIESFSAETELSFLPIILFAGALFGLNYFNIVDFSGLLSSAMLAITANPSLLLVLLAVLVGLYVFNHKILIKKLYLDNSLKTKIKEVSTSDLGWTKRFGDSAPFMQLDLKLIWRNKRPRSAVFILVLGLLYGLFFYPNPVYNDTPIMFGFVGVFVTGIFLINFGQFIPAWDSGYYKMLMSQNIKYEQYLKSKYTLMMLSVIIMFVLSIPYVYFGWKILVAHFAAAIYNIGVNTYVIMLGGSFNRKKIDLNQRAAFNYQGTGAVQWLIGIPLLLIPLAIFGSLTYYIGFYSGISALIALGLIGIIFHQKTMRFITKKYLASKYEMVKAFNEDN; encoded by the coding sequence ATGATTAGTAAATTTTTAAGTCTAGAATGGAAATCTTTTATACGGTCTTCCAACTTTGGTAAAGGCCTAGCTATAAAAATAGTTATGGGCTTTTTTGCTGCCTATTTTATAGTTGTCTTTTTAGCGTTAGGTTTTGGACTGTATCCAATATTAAAAAAAACATTTCCGAATCAAGATCCTTTTATTGTCGTTAATACATTATTGTTTTTCTGGTTTTTAGGAGACTTAATGTTACGTTTCTTTTTGCAAAAATTGCCAGTGATGAGTGTAAAGCCATTTTTGACCATTCCAATAAAAAGAAGTACTGTTGTTCATTTTGTATTAGGTAAATCTGCTGTTTCATTTTTTAACTTTTTACCACTTTTTGCAATGGTGCCATTTAGTTTTGTTTTAGTGTATAAAGATTATGATACTATTACTGTAATAACTTGGTTGGTTGCAATGCTATTATTGACATTAATTAATAATTTTTTAAATTTTATTATTGAAAGTTTTTCGGCTGAAACTGAATTGTCTTTTCTTCCAATCATACTTTTTGCAGGTGCATTATTTGGATTAAACTATTTTAATATTGTTGATTTTTCTGGATTATTATCTTCTGCAATGTTGGCAATTACTGCTAATCCATCACTTTTATTAGTGCTACTCGCTGTTCTTGTTGGGTTGTATGTTTTTAATCATAAAATACTAATCAAAAAATTATACTTGGATAATTCGCTCAAAACAAAAATAAAAGAAGTGAGTACGTCAGACTTAGGTTGGACTAAACGTTTTGGTGATAGTGCGCCTTTTATGCAGTTGGATTTAAAATTAATTTGGCGTAACAAACGTCCAAGGTCTGCCGTTTTTATTTTGGTATTAGGATTATTATATGGCTTGTTTTTTTACCCTAATCCTGTGTATAATGACACACCAATTATGTTTGGTTTTGTTGGGGTTTTTGTGACAGGTATTTTCTTAATTAACTTTGGGCAATTTATTCCGGCTTGGGATAGTGGGTATTACAAAATGCTAATGAGTCAAAATATCAAGTACGAGCAGTATTTAAAATCTAAATACACCTTAATGATGTTAAGTGTAATTATCATGTTTGTGCTAAGTATACCGTATGTTTATTTTGGATGGAAAATTTTAGTAGCACATTTTGCTGCAGCTATTTATAATATTGGCGTTAATACTTATGTTATTATGCTTGGTGGGTCTTTTAATAGAAAAAAGATAGATTTAAACCAACGCGCCGCTTTTAACTATCAAGGGACAGGAGCAGTACAATGGCTTATCGGTATTCCGTTATTGTTAATCCCTTTGGCCATTTTTGGATCGTTAACGTATTATATTGGCTTTTATTCGGGTATTTCTGCACTAATAGCTTTGGGGTTAATAGGTATAATATTTCATCAAAAAACAATGCGTTTTATTACCAAAAAGTACTTAGCCTCTAAATATGAGATGGTCAAAGCTTTTAATGAAGACAACTAA
- the atpB gene encoding F0F1 ATP synthase subunit A, which yields MMLAKKPFHFIAILVLMFVSVSSYGDDTKHEPGNQVNTAHEIKEYIKHHLKDSHDFHLFTHNESGTHYSFPLPVIVWTKDGLKTFMSSAFHHDDSASVIVTKGESRLVKLHSKIYELDAGVTTLDFDDKHHPKNAHKVLDFSITKSVVGMLLTGVLMLLAFSALARGYKKGHSVPKGISRVLEPLVIYVRDDIAKPNIGEKKYRKFMGFLLTVFFFIWILNLLGLTPIGFNVTGQIAVTACLAIFTAVIYLFSASKDFWKHTLWMPGVPVILRPILAVIELVGFVLIKPFSLLVRLFANMTAGHFVVMSLIALMITMKESFGAVGSTGMSLVLALFISVIEILVAFLQAFIFTMLSSLFIGMAVEEHDHH from the coding sequence ATGATGTTGGCAAAAAAACCTTTCCATTTTATAGCAATATTAGTTCTGATGTTCGTTTCAGTCTCTTCTTACGGAGATGATACTAAACATGAACCAGGGAATCAAGTGAACACTGCTCACGAAATCAAGGAGTATATAAAGCATCACTTAAAAGATTCTCACGATTTTCATTTGTTTACTCATAATGAGTCTGGGACACATTATAGTTTCCCTTTGCCAGTTATTGTTTGGACTAAAGATGGGTTGAAAACATTTATGTCTTCAGCTTTTCATCATGATGATAGTGCAAGCGTAATTGTAACTAAAGGAGAGTCGCGTTTAGTAAAACTACACAGTAAAATATACGAGTTGGATGCAGGAGTAACAACTCTTGATTTTGATGATAAACACCACCCGAAAAATGCACACAAGGTTTTAGATTTTTCAATCACAAAGTCTGTAGTTGGTATGTTATTAACAGGGGTTTTAATGTTATTAGCATTTAGCGCATTAGCAAGAGGTTACAAAAAAGGACATTCCGTACCAAAAGGTATTAGTAGAGTATTAGAGCCTTTAGTGATTTATGTAAGAGATGACATTGCAAAGCCAAATATTGGAGAGAAAAAATACCGTAAATTTATGGGGTTTTTGCTAACGGTCTTTTTCTTTATCTGGATCTTAAACTTATTAGGATTAACACCAATAGGATTTAATGTTACAGGTCAGATTGCGGTAACAGCATGTTTAGCAATTTTTACAGCAGTAATATATTTATTTAGCGCAAGTAAAGATTTTTGGAAGCACACATTATGGATGCCAGGTGTTCCAGTAATCTTACGACCAATATTAGCAGTGATAGAGTTAGTAGGTTTTGTTTTAATTAAGCCTTTCTCTTTATTAGTTCGTTTATTTGCAAACATGACAGCGGGTCACTTTGTTGTAATGAGCTTAATTGCATTAATGATAACAATGAAAGAATCATTTGGAGCTGTTGGATCAACAGGGATGTCTTTAGTGTTAGCATTATTTATTTCGGTTATTGAAATTTTAGTAGCCTTTTTACAAGCATTTATTTTTACGATGTTATCATCGTTATTTATAGGGATGGCAGTTGAAGAACATGACCACCATTAA
- a CDS encoding ferredoxin--NADP reductase — protein sequence MSQFNTLTISDITRQTDQCVTLTFTVPDNLKQDYAFKAGQYITLKTKINNEEVRRDYSLCSSPSSGTLTVAVKAVPNGTFSTYANSSLKVGDTLDVAKPQGRFVFEPKPTEERTIAAFAAGSGITPILSIAKTVLEQEPKSHFVLVYGNKSKNDTIFFDDLLALHHKYVDRFYIQFLYSQSQEENALFGRIEKSTVNLIVKNKYKHVTIDSFYLCGPEAMINTVKDVLTENKVSKDNIHFELFTAATQTTTETIETSDGNTEITVTVDDESETFSMSQKQTILEAALKQDLDAPYSCQGGVCSSCIARVVDGKAIMRQNNILTDAEVAEGLILTCQAHPTTPTLTVDYDDV from the coding sequence ATGTCTCAATTTAATACACTAACTATTTCGGATATCACACGTCAAACGGACCAATGTGTTACGTTGACTTTTACTGTACCAGACAATTTAAAACAAGACTACGCGTTTAAAGCTGGACAATATATTACACTAAAAACTAAAATTAACAATGAAGAAGTAAGACGTGATTACTCTTTATGTTCTTCTCCGTCAAGCGGAACACTTACCGTTGCGGTTAAAGCAGTACCAAATGGAACCTTTAGCACTTATGCAAACAGCAGTTTAAAAGTTGGAGACACTTTGGACGTTGCAAAACCTCAAGGTCGTTTTGTTTTTGAACCAAAACCGACAGAAGAACGCACCATCGCCGCCTTTGCTGCCGGAAGTGGTATTACACCAATATTAAGTATTGCAAAAACAGTACTAGAGCAAGAACCTAAAAGTCACTTTGTATTGGTATACGGTAACAAATCTAAAAATGACACTATATTTTTTGACGACTTGTTAGCGCTACACCATAAATACGTCGATCGTTTTTATATTCAGTTTTTATATAGCCAATCTCAAGAAGAAAATGCGTTATTTGGACGTATCGAGAAAAGCACCGTTAATTTAATTGTTAAAAACAAATACAAACACGTTACTATAGATTCCTTTTACCTTTGTGGACCAGAAGCTATGATTAACACGGTAAAAGATGTATTAACAGAAAATAAGGTCTCTAAAGACAATATTCATTTTGAATTATTTACCGCTGCCACTCAAACTACAACAGAAACAATAGAGACTAGCGACGGAAACACAGAAATAACGGTTACCGTAGATGATGAATCTGAAACGTTTAGCATGTCACAAAAACAAACGATACTTGAAGCTGCGTTAAAACAAGACTTAGATGCACCATACTCTTGTCAAGGCGGCGTATGTAGTAGTTGTATTGCTAGAGTTGTGGATGGTAAAGCTATCATGAGACAAAACAACATATTAACAGATGCTGAAGTTGCAGAAGGTTTAATATTAACCTGTCAAGCACATCCTACAACACCAACTTTAACTGTAGATTATGATGACGTATAA
- a CDS encoding tetratricopeptide repeat protein, with protein sequence MKIAFKICIVSGLTLATITSCSRKKNSFINRNFHAVTAEYNALFNGYEALKQGQDNLNNGYKDNYWDLLPIERMQVSDEVVLPGQSKNEDFTKAEEKAVKAIQKHGMNIKGKEYNPQIDEAYLLLGQARYFDQRFVPALEAFNYILYKYPASDKINTAKVWREKTNMRLENDELAIVNLKRLIKQEELEGQELSDATSILAQAYINTKALDSALTQIKIASKATRNNDEKGRFNFIKGQLYNVLTFKDSANLAFDEVIDLNRKTPRRYLMAAQIEKAKNFDYNTGDKIEFLKHLTKLEEDRENRPYLDKIYHQIGDFHLANQSDSLAVAYYNKSLREKSKDKILVAKNYETLGDFYFDRNNYKFAGAYFDSTMTNMVENSKPFRTLKRKRENLDDVIYYEGIAEVNDSILKIVKMPEADRLAYFTDYTNTLKQKLEAEKERLEIEARKSGFAATNSLINNAVTQGGGLSGAGPSFYFYNPTTVAYGKNEFSRIWGDRKNEDDWRWSSAKSGGFSEEQSNLELAIAEGEESELLSPDYYLALIPSAEKELDSIKKERNYAYYQLGLIYKEKFKEYKLSKSKFLNLLESDPEEKLILPSNYNLYKIYEILGLGDEALITKTSIISNYPESRYANILLHPELAATRDENSSESLYEATYKLLEAQHFQEVIEKSKEYMTFFDGDPMVPKFALLKATANGRLNGYQAYVDGLNDVVLAFANTPEAIQAEAILGSLKSVSDKTFKPDTQSRSFKVVFQFNTNEKEALVDFRKILDEVIPKVTYYNMSTSVDVFNPETTFLVVHGLRSVQGAQAFSDILKEEDRDKINRPYFGISSSNYKTLQIHKNINEYLANK encoded by the coding sequence TTGAAGATAGCATTTAAAATTTGTATAGTTTCTGGATTAACCTTAGCAACAATCACTAGTTGCTCAAGAAAAAAAAACAGTTTCATAAATCGTAATTTTCATGCAGTTACTGCAGAGTATAATGCCTTATTTAATGGGTATGAGGCCTTAAAACAAGGTCAAGACAATTTAAATAACGGTTATAAAGACAACTATTGGGATCTTTTACCGATAGAACGTATGCAAGTTAGTGATGAGGTTGTGTTACCCGGTCAATCTAAAAATGAAGACTTTACAAAAGCAGAAGAAAAAGCGGTAAAAGCCATCCAAAAACATGGGATGAATATTAAGGGTAAGGAGTATAATCCTCAAATTGATGAAGCGTATTTATTGTTAGGTCAAGCTAGATATTTTGACCAACGTTTTGTGCCCGCTTTAGAGGCCTTTAATTATATTCTTTACAAGTACCCAGCATCCGATAAAATAAACACAGCAAAGGTTTGGAGAGAAAAAACCAATATGCGTTTAGAAAATGACGAGTTGGCTATTGTAAATCTTAAACGTCTTATTAAACAAGAAGAATTGGAGGGACAAGAATTGTCTGATGCTACATCCATTTTAGCGCAAGCTTATATAAACACAAAAGCCTTAGATAGTGCTTTGACGCAAATTAAAATAGCGTCAAAAGCGACGAGAAATAATGACGAGAAAGGGCGTTTTAATTTTATAAAAGGGCAATTGTATAATGTCTTGACCTTTAAAGACAGTGCAAATTTAGCATTTGATGAGGTTATCGATTTAAACCGAAAAACACCGCGTCGCTACCTAATGGCTGCTCAGATAGAAAAAGCTAAAAACTTTGACTACAATACAGGTGATAAAATTGAGTTTTTGAAGCATCTAACCAAGTTAGAGGAAGATAGAGAAAATCGTCCATACTTGGATAAAATCTATCATCAAATAGGTGATTTTCATTTAGCAAATCAATCAGATTCTTTGGCGGTCGCTTATTACAATAAATCATTAAGAGAAAAATCTAAAGACAAAATTTTGGTCGCTAAAAACTATGAGACTTTAGGCGATTTCTATTTTGATAGAAACAACTATAAATTTGCAGGCGCTTATTTTGATAGTACCATGACCAATATGGTTGAAAATAGCAAGCCATTCCGTACACTTAAACGTAAACGCGAAAACTTAGATGACGTCATTTATTATGAAGGTATAGCTGAAGTTAATGATAGTATTCTCAAAATAGTTAAAATGCCGGAAGCGGATCGTTTAGCCTATTTTACAGATTACACTAATACGCTTAAACAAAAATTAGAAGCAGAAAAAGAACGATTAGAAATTGAAGCGCGTAAAAGTGGATTTGCAGCAACTAATAGTTTGATTAATAATGCTGTTACACAAGGCGGTGGTTTGTCGGGAGCGGGACCTAGTTTCTATTTTTATAATCCAACTACAGTGGCTTATGGGAAGAACGAATTTTCGCGTATTTGGGGAGATCGTAAAAACGAAGATGATTGGAGATGGTCATCTGCTAAATCAGGTGGTTTTTCGGAGGAACAATCTAATTTAGAATTAGCAATAGCAGAAGGGGAAGAAAGTGAATTGTTAAGTCCAGACTATTATTTAGCTTTAATTCCTTCGGCAGAAAAAGAATTAGACAGTATTAAAAAAGAACGTAATTACGCATACTATCAATTGGGTTTAATTTATAAAGAAAAATTTAAAGAATATAAGTTGTCTAAAAGTAAATTTTTAAACTTATTAGAAAGTGATCCTGAAGAAAAACTAATTTTACCTTCTAATTATAATTTGTATAAAATTTATGAGATATTAGGCTTAGGTGATGAGGCTTTAATAACAAAAACTAGTATTATTAGTAATTATCCAGAGTCAAGATATGCTAATATTTTACTGCATCCTGAATTAGCAGCAACTAGAGATGAAAATAGTTCAGAAAGTCTATATGAAGCAACTTACAAGCTTTTAGAAGCACAACATTTTCAAGAAGTCATTGAAAAATCTAAAGAGTATATGACCTTTTTTGATGGAGACCCTATGGTTCCAAAATTTGCATTACTAAAAGCGACTGCTAATGGAAGGTTAAATGGGTATCAAGCGTATGTAGATGGTCTTAATGATGTTGTTTTAGCGTTTGCTAATACGCCAGAGGCTATTCAAGCAGAGGCTATTCTAGGTAGTTTAAAGTCGGTCAGTGATAAAACATTTAAACCAGATACACAGTCTAGAAGTTTTAAAGTGGTGTTTCAGTTTAATACAAACGAAAAAGAAGCGCTTGTTGATTTTAGAAAAATATTGGATGAAGTAATACCAAAGGTGACCTATTACAACATGTCAACGTCTGTGGATGTGTTTAATCCGGAAACGACGTTTCTTGTGGTTCATGGTTTAAGAAGTGTACAAGGTGCGCAAGCTTTTTCGGATATTCTAAAGGAAGAAGATAGAGATAAAATAAACAGACCTTATTTTGGAATATCGTCTAGCAACTACAAGACACTTCAAATACATAAAAATATAAACGAATACTTAGCAAATAAATAA
- a CDS encoding AtpZ/AtpI family protein, which yields MARKPKKQLNPYIRFTSIALQMGITIWLGSILGNWLDLNYSTNQFYFKTITLLAVFVAMYSVIKQVVKITNDQNSKNE from the coding sequence GTGGCTCGAAAACCCAAAAAACAACTTAATCCTTATATCCGGTTTACATCAATAGCATTGCAAATGGGTATTACCATTTGGTTAGGGAGTATATTGGGTAATTGGTTAGATCTTAACTATAGCACTAATCAGTTTTATTTTAAAACAATAACATTACTTGCTGTATTTGTGGCTATGTATTCTGTTATCAAGCAAGTTGTTAAAATTACTAATGATCAAAATTCTAAAAATGAATAA